In the Streptomyces formicae genome, one interval contains:
- the rpmB gene encoding 50S ribosomal protein L28, whose protein sequence is MAANCDVCGKGPGFGNNISHSHRRTPRRWNPNIQRVRAVVSGTPKRLNACTSCIKAGKVSR, encoded by the coding sequence GTGGCTGCCAACTGCGACGTCTGCGGCAAGGGGCCGGGCTTCGGCAACAACATCTCGCACTCGCACCGCCGTACGCCCCGTCGCTGGAACCCGAACATCCAGCGTGTGCGTGCCGTGGTGAGCGGGACGCCGAAGCGCCTCAACGCTTGCACCTCGTGCATCAAGGCCGGCAAGGTCTCGCGCTGA